DNA sequence from the Streptomyces tsukubensis genome:
GCCCGCGCCGACCGCGCCGACCACGGTCCCGTCCGGCCCGCGCACCGGTACGTACGCCCTGACCTGCGGTCCGAGCGTGCCCACCCAGTCCTCGACCACCGTCTCCCCGGCCAGCAGCGGTTTGATGTCGGTGGAGGTCATCTTGCCGATCCGGTCGGGCAGCGGGTGGGTCAGCCGGATCCCCTGCCGGTTCAGCACCACCACGAAGCTCACCTCGGCGCCCTTGCGGGCGGCCTCCGCTCTCGGCTGGAGCACGGCGGTCGGATCCGGGGAGACGATGGCCGCGGCGGTTCCCGGGGCGTGGGCGAAGCCCTCGGCGAGCGCGAGGGAGCGGCTCCCGGCCTCCTGGTGGCTCTCCTGCCGGGCCATGAGCAGCAGCAGGAAGATCGCCCCGAGGGCGAGCAGGACCACGACGACGAGCTGGAGCACGAACATCTGCCCCACGACGCTGCGCAGCCCGAACACGGACCGCGCCCCGCCGCCGGTTGCTCCGGAGGAGCGTTCGGATCCCGCCATGAATCTTTTCTACACGTATGCACCGTTATGGTGCCTGCGGGGCGGGCGGCCGGTAGGGGGGTCGAGGAGATGCTCCGGGCGGGCGGTAGGGGCGGGCGAGGGTGCCGGGTCCGGCCCGACGGGGGCGGCCCGGCGGGGCCCCCGCCGCTCAGTCCTGGGTGGAGAGGCAGAACGGATGGCCGGCGGGGTCCAGCAGGACCGTGCGCTGCTCGGGATGCGGTTGGGCCGGGGGCTCCACGGCGCCCAGGGCCAGCATCCGTGCCCGGGCCGCCTCCAGATCGTCGACGCCCAGCTCCATATGCGCCTGCTTCCCCTGGGAAGGGTCCGGCCAGGTCGGACGCCGGTAGTCGGCGACCCGGATGAAGCCCAGCCCCGGCGAACCCTCCCGGCCGAGCAGCACGAAGTCGTCGCTGGAGTGGACGACGGGCAGGCCGAGCGCCTCGCCGTAGAAACGGGCCAGCTCGACGGGGTCCGGGCAGTCGAAGTCGACGGACAGCAGACGGATCGCCGGTGCGGTTGCGGTTCCAGTACTCATGGGAGGGACCCTAGGACGGGACCAGGACAGGTCCGGTCCTGGTCATGAGGAACACTGCGGGACGTGATCAGCACTTCCGCCCGTCTGCTCCGACTGGTCTCACTGCTCTCCACCCGGCCGGTCTGGACCTGCAGCGAGCTGGCCGAACGGATGGCGGTCACCGGTCGTACGGTACGGCGGGACATCGCCCGGCTGCGGGAGCTCGGCTACGGCATCGAGTCCGACCCCGGACCCTGGGGCGGCTACCGCCTCGTCGGCGGTGCCCGGGTGCCGCCGCTGATTCTCGACGACGAGGAGGCGCTCGCGGTGGCCGTCGCACTGCGCGAGGCCGCGCTCAGCGGCATCCTCGGCGGCGACGGGGCGGCCGTGTCGGCGCTGCTGAAACTGCGGCAGGTCCTGCCGCCCCGGATCGCGGACCGGCTGGGTGAGATGGATGCCACCTTCGTCCACACGTCCAGAACCGAGGAGCCGCAGATCTCCCACGGCACGCTGCTGGAACTGGCCGCCGCCTGCCGCCGTGGTGAGCGCGCCTGGCTGTCGTACCGCGACCATGCGGGCAGGGACAGCGT
Encoded proteins:
- a CDS encoding VOC family protein, yielding MSTGTATAPAIRLLSVDFDCPDPVELARFYGEALGLPVVHSSDDFVLLGREGSPGLGFIRVADYRRPTWPDPSQGKQAHMELGVDDLEAARARMLALGAVEPPAQPHPEQRTVLLDPAGHPFCLSTQD
- a CDS encoding helix-turn-helix transcriptional regulator, translating into MISTSARLLRLVSLLSTRPVWTCSELAERMAVTGRTVRRDIARLRELGYGIESDPGPWGGYRLVGGARVPPLILDDEEALAVAVALREAALSGILGGDGAAVSALLKLRQVLPPRIADRLGEMDATFVHTSRTEEPQISHGTLLELAAACRRGERAWLSYRDHAGRDSVRDVDPYRLVHTGIRWYFVARDVARDQWRTFRADRVLRIRPTGQPAELVDPPDPALLVSRGIASVVYPLYGRIRLPHPMDRALRLVPPTIGTHHPDGPDATIVEIGANDADQLARYLLGLGTPLRVLSPDGVREALLRRTRELFEDNSGRSSQ